Genomic DNA from Zonotrichia leucophrys gambelii isolate GWCS_2022_RI chromosome 23, RI_Zleu_2.0, whole genome shotgun sequence:
CCGGGGGTCCCTACGGCGGGGGGCCACCCCCGGGACCCTACGGGCATCCCCCACCTGGGGGTCCCTATGGCGGGGGGCCACCCCCGGGACCCTACGGGCATCCCCCGCCCGGGGGTCCCTACGGCGGCCCCTACGGCAGCCCCCAGCCCGGACCCTACGGCGGGCCGGCCCCGGGAGGTGAGTCCGGGGTCTCCCTGCGGCGTTACCGGGACAAGGTGGGGAGAGATGGGGTCCGCAGCCCGGTGCGGGGTCGAGGGGATGGGGAGTCCCCACCTCGGTGACCCCCGATGGGGGTTGAGGGGGTCCCCAACTCAGcagaagccaccaggaggaTGAAATTGGATGTCCCggtttattattttgaaatcctggaggaggaggaggaggagagggaggagaaggaagaggaggagggaaaggagaaagaggaggaggaaaaagagaaaagggaggaagaggaagtgccaggaaGCCCTAAAACTTTCACCCCACACCAATCTCCCGGTTCTGCCAGATTTTTGGGGCAGCACCGTGGCTCCCTCTCCACCCCAGGCTCCGGTTCCCAGCCCATTCCCGGCTCCAGCCGCTccgtgcccatcccagccccgtTCTCCCGGGATTTACCGGGCTGTAATTCCCGTGGGAGGAGAAGCTCTGCCCGGCCCTGGGAGCCACCCCCggggccagcccagcccgtGGCCTGTCCGAGGGGAAGGTGACAGCTCCGATGGCCTCTCCCCGAGCAGGGAATGCCCCCCCAGGGGTGGATCCCGAGGCGTTTTCCTGGTTCCAGACGGTGGATACGGATCACAGCGGGTTCATCTCCGTCAAGGAGCTGAAGCAGGCTCTGGTCAACAACAACTGGTCCTCGTTCAACGATGAGACCTGTCTGCTCATGATCAGTGAGTTTGGggtctccttcccctccttctcaTCTGGTTTggttggatttggggtgaattccccttttccctgggtatagctcccagctggagctgggcaaaCCAAGCAGCTCCCCGTGGTTCAGGACACGGGTGAAGGGCCCAAAATCCTGCTTGGGAAAggaaatcccagctctgcacaagCCCCAGATCCAGAAAAACAGGGAGGAAAGTGAGGAAAGCCCAAAAAATGCAGAGATTCACCCAAAGCTTGCCCCAGCCTCAGCTTTTGGTGCTGTTTCTTACCAGCCTTGAGGGTTGAACGGTCCCAGTGGATCGCAGTCCTGGcgagggggatttttgggatcagaGCAGGATTCCAGGGAGCCACGGCGTGGATCCTGAGCTCCCTGGAggtttctgcagcttttccactcctcctccctgccctgttgctgctcctccctgcccagacaTGTTCGACAAGACGCGGTCGGGGCGCATCGACGTCTACGGCTTCTCCGCCCTGCTGCGCTTCATCCAGCAGTGGAGGAGCCTCTTCCAGCAGTATGACCGGGACCAGTCCGGCTCCATCAGCTTCAGCGAGCTCCAGCAAGGTGGGTGAGGGCCACAGCCACCAGCCTGGCCCCTCCTGACCCTCCCCATAACCATTTCCAGGCtctgttcccagctggaaactggaattcctgctggagtGGTCTCTGCGGCCGGGCTggagggctctgagctcctTGGGAATTATCCGTGGGATAAACCAGGAGGTTCTCAGGGGACAGGAGGTGATGATCTGCAGCAGGGGTGGGGCACAAAGTTCCTTCAGGAAGCTCAGAATTCCCCCTCAGCGATGAGTGGCTGGAGCCTGTTTTTTGGGGAGGAGCTGTTGGGCGTgtgtaaaagggaaaaatgcctGGAATTTGTGGTTTGATTCCTCTGGAGAGCCCTGCCCGTGCACACCCCGAGTGGGAAGGGTGGTGGGAGTGGGAGATGGGGTGTGTGGGgcggaggagggaggaggagaatggGGGAGGACGACACAGCCACTCCCTTTCCATTTGGGAAGGTTCAGTCTGAGATTTTTCTTGCTCCCAGCTTTCTCCCAGATGGGTTACAACCTGAGCCCCCAGttcagccagctgctgctggcccgcTACGCCCAGCGTTCCCCCAATCCCAGTATCCAACTGGACCGGTTCATCCACATCTGcatgcagctgcagagcctcaCCGACgccttcagggagaaggacaCGGCCATGGTGGGGAATGTCCGCCTCAGCTACGAGGATTTCCTCACCATGGTGGTGACACGGATGCTCTGACATCCCCACTCCAAACGCTGGGAATTCTGGAGCTCTCCAGAACCTTCAGCCATCCTCATCTTCCCTGTTGGATGATGCTGAGCCCATCTGAGAGTTCCCCCCGGGGCCAAATTTCCAGCTtgatccaccccaaatcctgctggggtTTTCCTGGCTTGGATTCCTCGTGTCCATTTTGTGAAACCCACGCCAAACTGGGACAGCCAAAGCAGCTTAGATCCCGTGccagccccaaattccagctTCATCCCGAGGTGCCTGCAGCAGAACATCCCCGTTTCGGGGAGGAAAAGCTGAACCTTGGGTTTGGAAGaagcaggaaaggggaaaaatgaggataaagctccttccttccctcccttagTGCCCTGGGAGCTCATCCCACCCTGGGAATGCTTTCCTGGGGGTCTCATCCCTGTTTTTCTGGGGCTGCTGGattgggatgtgctgctgcagccccatggGATTGTCCCCTTGCTGTTGCCAATCCTGAAGCCAAATCCAGACAAAGTTCAGAGCTCAGGTTTTCCAGCTTTGGAATAAAACGtgttctgctccagctgctccgtGGTCTCTGTGTCCAGGGGGGGCTCCAGGGGACGTCAGGTGCCTCCTGTCCCctgtggtggcaccaggggacaCGTCCCAGGGCTGGACACCATTCCCTAAAATCAATTCTGAGGAATTTCATGTccaaatatggaaaataaagaatttggGGGAGGCTCCTGAggcacagaaaaatcccatcaaTGCCGGAGTTTTTTTCCCGAGTGATGAGCCTGGAATTCACCCTGAGGAATCTCTGAGAGATTTGGAGGAATTCTTAAGGAATAAAAGGTTCAAAGGTCTGAGAtgagcaggaggagccaggCTCGGTGTTTTCTGTGTGACCTCGGTGTTTTCCAGCCCCGGGCAGGACTGGCTGTTCCCAACCATCCCCAAGCATTCCGAGGATGTTTTCCCCTGAGCATTTCCAATATTTCTGTTGAgtcagagctcagccctgcttgGGCTTGAGGCAGAGGGgttgtaaatatatataaatatatttatatgtatataaaaaaatagaaatatatattttatagatttttaatacattttatatgtgcatatatgtatttttaatatattttatatgccaaatatataaaatacatatatgtaaaaatatataaaatacatataaatatatttaaaaatacataccTGcatgatatatatttatatatatttacaggTGTATAggtatatatagatatatacacactggtgtacatatatatttataggtGTGTATACATGCATGATtttgtatataaatacatatagaggcatttatatatatatacatacatgtacATTTATATAGATACACATAGatatataaaattttttgtatgttatatatatagatatgtaaatgttatttttatgttattttatagatatgtaaatatatataaatgcatGAGTTTATATACATACACGTATATATGCAAATACATAGACACACACatgttttatataatatataatataaattatatattatgcATATTATCTTTTATATcttatacattttatattttattttgtatatttttcgattatattatttatatataatttttataattaatatatgtatatataatttatattaaatagtATATAATAcaaattatatataatgtatattatcttttatatcttatatattttatattttatatattatatttttctagtatattatttatattatatattatatataataaatggGTGTGGTTACAtgcacatatatacacatatagaaatatatacaggatatttttgtatatatgtgtgcaaaaatatatatatttttgcacatatatatataaaaatatacaggtatatatacacacacacacacatatatatatgcatatatatagagagagattTATATTGAGATATATATGGGGGGGTGAACACAAACAGCCAcctctgtgtatatatatatttatatatatatatatatatatatgcacagaCATACCTATACACATCTGTATCTCTCTATACATAATAGAAATggttttacatattttaaaaatatataaatatattcgCACCCATCCTGCAGTTACAGGAAACCACCACCAGGTGGCACCGCCCTCCACCCCGTGAGTGTCCCCTGCGTGGGGACCCGGGGGTGACAGAGGGAGGGGACACGGAAAGGGACAGGGCCCGCCAGCCACGCAGGCCTTTGGAAAAGACGACAACAGCCCCAGCGCCACCCCAGGGAGAGCacgggggctgtggggacacagtggATGTGGTGTCACATCTCATTTTTGTGGCACTTGACGTGGCACATCTCACTGTGGTGGCACTTGCAGCTGGCATTTGGCCGCCCAGCTGCACGGCGGCTGTGGTGGCAATACgtggctgtggtggcacagccgggtgctgtggcacagctggccGTGGTGACATGGGTGGCCGCGGTGGCCCGAGTGGCTGCGCGTGCCCGCGGCGTGGCCAGCGCTGGCCGCGGTGAccggagcggcggggccggaaGGTGGACAATGAGCGGGGCCTTATCTCacccccccagcccttcccGAGGCCGCGCTGGGCCCCCCCAGACAGGGGGTGACAGGGGCCACGCGTCCCCATCGGAGCACTGAGCGCACCCTCCGGGCTCTGAGGCTTCCATAACTTTATTTacaaacaataaaaagcaaaataaatacaaaaaaattgtCTTAAAAGTACAGCCCTTGTGTTgtgggggagagaggggaggtcctgggctgtgctggctgcgtGGACCCCACTTGTGCCCCcccaggacatggggacaccacggggctgagccctcccttgtccctgctgtcccccagggGGGTGGCAGGGCCATAGCACCATAGGGACGGGCTGGGGGGGACGGTGGGGACCCCATCCTGGCaccacccagccctgggggctcaggggacCCCCTTGTTGGGTTATTTCACCCCCAAACTCCAGcgctgccctgctggggggggggagctgctggagccaggacgGGAGGGACAGGAATTTCCattgggaaaaggaggagaaatcccacagccgggatttgggggggtgCAGCTGCCTTTGAAGAGCCCCCCCCCGGCGCCACCACAGCCCAGCCGAGCCTCGGGGCAGGGGGGATTAGCGGGTAAATCCCATGGGAGACGGGAGCAGCCCCCGGAGCATCCCCCTCGCACGCCCCACTGCCCCCAGCCGCTGTGTCAGCACGGCGGGGACACGCAGCCCCCtccaggggacacggggacagcgcCAGCCCCTTCcatgggacacggggacagagccagccccctccaggggacacggggacagcgcCAGCCCCTTCcatgggacacggggacagagccagccccttccaggggacacggggacagcgccagccccttccaggggacagaggggacagcgccAGCCCCTTCCAGGGACACGGGGATAGCGCCAGCCCCTTCcatgggacatgggggacagCGCCAGCCCCTTCcatgggacacggggacagcgcCAGCCTCCtccaggggacacggggacagcgccagccccttccaggggacagaggggacagcgccAGACCCCGGTtaggggagaggggacagcgcCAGCCCCCTGCCACTGGACACAGGGGACAGCGCCTTGCCCACCGTgctgtgagctgggcagggcagcgctggggacagggacatcggggacatcggggacatcgCGGGGCTCACTTGTGGGGCATGTCCTCCATGCTGACGCGGCCCCAAACCCCCACCACGAAGGTCTCCACCTCGCACTCGTTGACGCCGCGGGCGATGCGAAAGTGGCCGCCCTCGCCCCACGCCGTGCCCCACGAGTTGGCCGCCgtctgcagaggggacaggggacacgcTCAGGGCGGTgacacccccaaaaaagccaAGCTGGACCCCACAGGGGTGCAGGGAATGGCAGCACCCCATGGCTGAGCTGTGTCCCCAAAACTCACCCAGTATTTTTGGGTCTGGCCatcaggcagctgctcctctccccacctgcagagggacaggacagtgAGGGGGAGTCCCCAAGCACCCCCAGACCGTGGGGTCcccccaggcacccccagaCTGTGGTATCCCCCCCAAGCACCTCCAGACTTTGGGGTCCCCAAGCACCCCCAGACTTTGATACCCCCAAGCTCTCTGAGACTGTGGTGTCCCCAAGCACCTCCAGAATGTGGGGTCCCCAAGCTCCCCCAAACCGTGGTGTCCCCAAGCACCCCCAGACTTTGATGTCTCCAAGCTCTCTGAGACTGTGGTGTCCCCAAGCACCCCCAGACTTTGGGATCCCCAAGCTCTCCCATACATTCGGGTCCCCCCAGGCTCCCCCAGACTTTGGGGTCCCCCAAGCTCCCCCAGACTTCGAGGTCCCCCCACCCAGCCCCGTGGTGGGATTGGGGCACAGGGGGGGCTGACCCTGCTCatttcctgccctggcagctccccagggccaTCCGAGGTTGGGACATCCGCTCCAGGAATAGGGGCAGGAATATTTAGCCACggcaggaggaaggaaacaCGGACACAGGGcagatccatccccatcctgggggTCTGCACCTCCAAACACCCCCTTTTACAGGGTGCTGAGTGCCACACTCTGTCCCTCGTGCCACTAATCCCCTCCCTGCTCGGGGACACTCAAAGGGAACATTTCTGCCACCCTGAATGGGATAgggaatgggataggatgggaaagttgtggggtgggatgggaagggagtgggatgggacaggacaggatgggatggggctgggtgCTATGGGACAAGGTGAAATGGGAATGGAAGAGAATTGGATGGGGTGGAACAcgatgggatgggaatgaatgggatgggatgggatgggatgggatgggatgggatgggatgggatgggatgggatagggtGTCATGGGACAAGatgaaatgggaatggggcagaatcagatgggatgggatgggatagggacagggtgggatgggacaggacaATATGGAACAAGATGAAATGGGAATGGAAGAGAATTGAATGGGGTGGAACACGATGGGATGGGAATCaataggatgggatgggatgggatgggatgggatgggatgggatgggatgggatgggatgggaatcaataggatgggatggggtgggatgggacaggatgggatggggtaGGGTGTTTTGGGACAAGATGAAATGGGAATGGAAGAGAATTGGATGGGGTGCAAcacaatgggatgggatgggatgggatgggatgggatgggatgggatgggatgggatgggatgggatgggatgggatggctcACGCCCCTGTGAGCCCCCCCAGGCCACCCCCAGACGTACCCTGTGATTTTCACCGAGTGGGTCCCGTGCCTCTGGTGCTTGGGCCCCTTCCCCTCGGCCACAGGCGTGTGCCGATAGATCCCGCTCTTGTACATGAAGAAATCCTCGTGCACCTCCAGGATGGCTGTGGGGACGgccagagggtttggggacactgccactgTCCCGAGGGAGGGGAtctgtgtccccatgggtgggggatgtgggcacagaggggcgCGGGGGCATCAAATTCcaaacagcagctggagcctCCCTGGGGCAATGCAAAAACACTCCCAGGAGGTTTCAAAAAGCGCAAATAAAGTTAAACAAACGCAGCTGCCAAGGCGGTGATTAAATCTCAGGAGTTAATGAGCAACCCGGTGCCCGCTGGGGTGGGCAGCGTGACGGGCACTGGGGCAGCACCGCCCGGGCATGCatggggagcagctcagggggtTCTGGCTGCCaccacagctcccccagccctgacagAGAGGTTTCCCCTCCCTATTTTATTCCCCCAACCTTTTGGGGTGCACAGAGGGCCAGCTCCATACCTTGCACTGGGCCGTTCTCCATCAGCTCCTTCATGATCTCCTTCTCCTGCAAGCACAGAACAGGGTGGCACCGGGTGGCACCGGGTGGCAGCAAGGCcgggacccccagccctgccctcccaccccagggatgcagcagagcagctccagcacccacGGGCGGCTGCTCTGGAGGAGCCGCTCCCCAGCGGGGTTTTCCCAGCCGCATTCCCAAGCTCGGTTTTCCCAGGTGAAGCAGCCCCAGCCAAGCCCCTTCCCGCTCCCCGCTCCGCCCGCGGGCCCGGCGCTCACGCTGGAGGAGAGGCGGTAGGCGGGCGTGGACTGGTAGATGTCGTTGGCGTGGCTCCGGGGGTTGGGGCAGCGCGCTGTCGCCTGCCGCTTGCCCCGGCCCGTGGAGCGGCTGTGCATCATGCAGGGCGGCGCCgcgggctggctctgctggctcgTGAACGGGTAGCACTCGTCTGTCACCACGCTGGGGTGCGGGAGGGGAAGGAACGGCTCCGTCCTCATCCCGAACCCCACTGCCATCGCCATCCCAAACCAAACTTCCTGCTCCATCTCAATCCCATCCCCGTAACGAGCTTACTCTCCATCCTCACACCAAATCCCTCTTcttccattcccatcccaatccccacTTCCATCTTCGTCCCAAACCCTactcccatcccaatcccaaaccccatcctgtCCATCCTGCCCTCATTTCCCAGCTGTCCAAGCAAGGTTAAGCACAGGGATCTCCTGGGCTCTCCCCAGGTGACTAAAGCCCCAAACCTCCTTTATCCCAGAgcagtccctgtcccccatcccatcccatcccatcccatcccatcccatcccatcccatcccatcctcattTCATCTTGTCCCATGTTgtcctgtcccatcctgtccctaTCCCCACACTTTTTGCCCTATCCCATTCATCTTTTGATCACCCTGCCTTCCATCCTTCCTGTACCATCCCCTCTTTCCATCTATCCCACAACTTCCTATCCCATTCCATCTGTGTTGCATCCCATCCAATCCTTCCATTCCCATCTTCATTGcctctttttcttccattcccatcccaccctgtcccatcccaccccattatcccattatccctCTCTCCCACTCACCCTCTCCTGCGCAGGTACCACCAGGCTCCGTCCAGGCGCCCCCCGCTGCAGCCGCGCTGGTTTCGGGTGTCACAGGACAGGAGGTTTTGTGGGGACAGCGCGGGGGTCATGTGGCCCATGGAGTGGATGGAGATGCGGTCCGAGGCCACGGCTGGGGAGGGGCCGTGGGTCAGGGGGAGGTGGCTttgcccctgtcccctctgtccccgctGGTCAGGGGGAAGTggttctgtccctgtcccctgctgtcccccccACAGCTCAGAGGGACTTGGCgccgtccctgtccccgcaggtCAAGGGGAGGTGGCTccgtccccattgtcccctctgtcccccctgtcccagctgtcccctcaccAGCCGTGGAGAAGGCCCAGGAGCCGGCGCAGTTCCCCTGGTCCAGGGGCTCGTGGATCATCCCGGGCCACTTCTCGGCGGCATCGAAGTGACGCGGCAGCACCTCGTTGGAGTCCATGTTCATCTGTGGGGCAGAGatggggggctcagcccagcgggaccccccagctcctcctgctgccccagccatcCTGAGATGGTGCCCAGTGAGCTCtagtgtccccagccccactaTGGGACTCCCAGAGCTCTTCCTGCCATCCCAACCATCCTTTGAGGGTCCCCATTGAGCTTtagtgtccccagccccactaTGGGACTCCCAGAGCTCTTCCTGCCATCCCAACCATCCTTTGAGGGTCCCCATTGAGCTTtagtgtccccagccccactgtggGACCCCTCAGGTCAGGGACATCACCCTGAGTGACAAAGATTTGGGTTCCCCTTTATCCCAGAAAGGCCAAACCCCTCAATTTCCCCTAAATTTGGGctccacagcctcagcagctctTTGGAGCACACCAGCACTGAGTgtcccatcccagagcccagcagggccctcGGTGGCCGCCCcgaggggacagcccagggtgACACAGCCCCTCAGGGTGGCCTCTGGCCCTGCCTTTCCTCCCTGGAT
This window encodes:
- the PEF1 gene encoding peflin; this translates as MAYPGQGYPGAGQPPPVGPYPGGPYGGGPPPGPYGHPPPGGPYGGGPPPGPYGHPPPGGPYGGPYGSPQPGPYGGPAPGGNAPPGVDPEAFSWFQTVDTDHSGFISVKELKQALVNNNWSSFNDETCLLMINMFDKTRSGRIDVYGFSALLRFIQQWRSLFQQYDRDQSGSISFSELQQAFSQMGYNLSPQFSQLLLARYAQRSPNPSIQLDRFIHICMQLQSLTDAFREKDTAMVGNVRLSYEDFLTMVVTRML
- the TINAGL1 gene encoding tubulointerstitial nephritis antigen-like; this encodes MAGDMRAVLCLWLVAQVAQVARVAVSSRVRTRRELGPGLYQHGVYDAGGSYCQRGDVCCHGRDDGCTVPYHDTLCYCDLFCNRTVSDCCPDFWEYCLGIPAPFPKAPGCARAGHNYPTGATYRENCNLCTCGPGGQWQCEDHACLMDGELIDAVNRGNYGWRAANYSQFWGMTLEDGIRHRLGTFRPSATVMNMNEMHMNMDSNEVLPRHFDAAEKWPGMIHEPLDQGNCAGSWAFSTAAVASDRISIHSMGHMTPALSPQNLLSCDTRNQRGCSGGRLDGAWWYLRRRGVVTDECYPFTSQQSQPAAPPCMMHSRSTGRGKRQATARCPNPRSHANDIYQSTPAYRLSSSEKEIMKELMENGPVQAILEVHEDFFMYKSGIYRHTPVAEGKGPKHQRHGTHSVKITGWGEEQLPDGQTQKYWTAANSWGTAWGEGGHFRIARGVNECEVETFVVGVWGRVSMEDMPHK